In Halobacteriovorax marinus SJ, the following proteins share a genomic window:
- a CDS encoding HPF/RaiA family ribosome-associated protein produces MQVSYHHVDKSNALNEFVEEKMKHFSQNKEKFSNINWDISREGGLYKAAVRFKASGKIFKMEGKAGNAYASVLKVFRKMKSSLPRKIKYEQRLHRKHANLF; encoded by the coding sequence ATGCAAGTTAGTTATCATCACGTAGACAAATCAAATGCTTTAAATGAATTTGTTGAAGAGAAGATGAAGCATTTCTCTCAAAACAAGGAAAAGTTCTCAAACATTAATTGGGACATTTCTAGAGAAGGCGGACTTTATAAAGCAGCAGTTCGATTTAAGGCCAGTGGTAAGATTTTTAAAATGGAGGGCAAGGCAGGTAACGCTTACGCCTCTGTCTTAAAAGTTTTTAGAAAAATGAAAAGCTCATTACCTAGAAAGATAAAGTATGAGCAAAGGCTACATAGAAAACATGCCAATCTCTTCTAA
- a CDS encoding MotA/TolQ/ExbB proton channel family protein: protein MRVIDYIEQGGVIMYILLALNIIGFAIMISKFFILTKESKRSSQVANELSDRVKTVTKDSDTNTIIEIAKQELSNHIAGLEKGLNTVKIIASISPLLGLLGTVIGVLVAFKVMSQTGLNNPASFAQGISMALITTVGGMIVAIPHYIGHNYLIGMVDQFETRLEKELLSDVL, encoded by the coding sequence ATGAGAGTAATTGATTATATAGAGCAAGGCGGAGTAATAATGTATATTTTACTGGCCTTAAATATCATTGGGTTCGCTATAATGATTTCAAAGTTCTTTATCTTAACTAAAGAGTCAAAGAGATCATCTCAAGTAGCTAACGAATTAAGTGACAGAGTTAAAACTGTGACTAAAGATAGCGATACGAACACTATTATTGAAATTGCTAAGCAAGAGCTTTCTAACCACATTGCAGGGCTTGAGAAGGGTTTAAATACGGTTAAGATCATCGCTTCTATCTCACCTCTACTTGGACTTCTAGGAACTGTTATTGGTGTACTTGTTGCTTTTAAAGTTATGTCACAGACAGGACTTAATAACCCAGCATCTTTTGCTCAAGGTATTTCCATGGCATTAATAACAACTGTTGGCGGTATGATTGTTGCGATTCCACACTATATTGGTCACAACTACCTTATTGGTATGGTTGATCAATTTGAAACAAGACTTGAGAAAGAACTACTC